One part of the Cyclobacteriaceae bacterium genome encodes these proteins:
- a CDS encoding metallophosphoesterase, translated as MQDKIAKAHRSMIALWLVCCSATISAQTFLVPPYLQPGNSPNLTKEQKVLIWQTDSVPGSFTVLCQSLSTASAKPLKVKVTADRLQLLNKTSFLYRAELAGLKFDETYSYEVILNNKSIYKGQFDARTKKTQTRFAVFGDCGTGSPQQAQIAYQVYQHKPQFVLITGDQVYSYGRELEYRHRYFPFYTSPEASPDKGAPLMNSIPFYTILGNHDIYSADFNKHPDGLAFFYYNDLPRNAPVPANVIQPEGNTELIKAFKKNTSPRYPVISNYSFDHGNVHITCLDANTYVNPLDPEVMEWFRNDIKNSKADWKIIAYHHPAFNGSPTHYDYQVMRLIAPICEELGVDLVLTGHVHNYQRTVPLKFSPKVDETNNRYVVTDAGSVDGKFSLDNTFDGINNTRANGIIYIVTGAGGAGLYDKDISDKPELWKKGSPENWVPYTVKLISDKHSFTMIETDGKKLNLKQLDVSGKTLDEITITK; from the coding sequence ATGCAGGACAAAATAGCAAAAGCACATAGAAGTATGATTGCCTTGTGGCTGGTCTGCTGCAGCGCAACAATCAGTGCCCAAACCTTTTTGGTACCCCCCTATCTTCAACCTGGCAATTCACCTAATTTAACAAAGGAACAAAAAGTGCTGATCTGGCAAACCGATAGTGTGCCGGGAAGTTTTACCGTGCTGTGCCAATCGTTGTCCACCGCTTCTGCCAAGCCCCTGAAAGTAAAAGTAACAGCCGATAGACTTCAACTGCTTAACAAAACATCTTTTCTATACAGGGCCGAACTTGCCGGATTGAAATTTGATGAGACTTATTCCTACGAAGTTATCCTCAACAACAAATCCATTTATAAAGGACAATTTGACGCGCGCACCAAAAAAACACAAACACGGTTTGCTGTTTTTGGCGATTGTGGAACGGGCTCACCGCAGCAGGCACAGATAGCCTACCAGGTTTATCAGCATAAACCACAGTTCGTATTGATTACGGGAGATCAGGTGTACTCCTACGGTCGTGAGCTGGAGTACAGGCATCGGTATTTTCCTTTTTATACTTCACCCGAAGCCTCACCTGACAAAGGAGCCCCCTTAATGAACTCCATCCCTTTCTATACCATACTGGGCAATCATGATATCTATAGCGCTGATTTTAACAAACATCCCGATGGCCTGGCCTTCTTTTATTACAATGATTTGCCCAGAAATGCGCCCGTGCCTGCCAACGTTATACAACCGGAAGGAAACACGGAGTTGATAAAGGCTTTTAAAAAGAATACCAGTCCGCGTTACCCGGTTATTTCCAATTATTCTTTTGATCACGGAAACGTTCATATTACCTGCCTGGATGCCAATACCTATGTCAATCCGCTCGACCCTGAAGTAATGGAATGGTTTAGAAATGATATCAAAAACAGCAAAGCCGACTGGAAAATTATTGCCTACCACCACCCTGCATTTAATGGTAGCCCAACGCATTATGATTACCAGGTGATGCGTTTGATTGCACCCATTTGTGAAGAACTTGGTGTTGACCTGGTGCTTACCGGCCATGTTCACAACTATCAACGAACTGTGCCCTTAAAATTTTCACCCAAGGTGGATGAGACCAATAATCGCTATGTCGTTACCGATGCCGGAAGTGTAGATGGAAAATTTTCCTTGGATAATACATTTGATGGAATTAACAATACACGAGCAAACGGAATCATTTACATTGTTACAGGGGCAGGCGGTGCAGGCTTATACGATAAGGACATCAGTGATAAACCGGAGTTATGGAAAAAAGGATCTCCGGAAAATTGGGTGCCTTATACGGTTAAACTCATATCCGATAAACATTCCTTTACGATGATTGAAACGGATGGAAAAAAACTCAACCTGAAACAACTTGATGTAAGCGGAAAAACCCTTGATGAAATAACCATCACCAAATAA
- a CDS encoding transketolase, producing MPQPDIKHLQKLTSQIRRDIVRMVHACQSGHPGGSLGCTEFFVALYFHVLKRNKDFHMDGTGEDIFFLSNGHISPVWYATLARAGYFDTKELSTFRLLNTRLQGHPATHEGLPGIRVASGSLGQGLSVAIGAAQTKKLNHDNHLVYVLMGDGEQQEGQVWEAAMYAAHHKVDNLIATIDYNGQQIDGPVKEILDLKNLKAKWEAFGWEVLEFNGNNLEETIAGLEKAKSLTGKGKPILNLMHTEMGYGVDFMMNSHKWHGVAPNDEELKKALAQLEETVGDYLIPR from the coding sequence ATGCCCCAACCCGACATCAAGCACCTTCAAAAATTAACTTCTCAAATACGCAGAGACATTGTGCGCATGGTTCACGCCTGCCAATCGGGGCACCCGGGTGGTTCGTTAGGCTGTACTGAATTCTTTGTAGCACTCTACTTTCATGTACTAAAACGTAATAAGGATTTCCATATGGACGGAACAGGTGAAGATATCTTCTTCTTGTCCAATGGTCATATTTCACCGGTTTGGTACGCAACCCTGGCACGGGCAGGCTACTTCGATACGAAAGAACTTTCCACTTTCCGCCTTTTAAATACGCGCCTTCAGGGTCACCCGGCCACCCATGAAGGTCTGCCGGGCATTCGTGTTGCCTCCGGATCATTAGGCCAGGGTTTATCGGTTGCCATTGGTGCTGCCCAAACAAAAAAACTTAACCATGACAACCATTTGGTTTATGTATTGATGGGTGATGGCGAACAACAGGAAGGCCAGGTGTGGGAAGCTGCCATGTATGCCGCCCATCATAAAGTGGATAACCTGATTGCCACCATCGACTACAACGGCCAACAGATTGACGGCCCCGTAAAAGAAATCCTGGACCTGAAAAACCTGAAAGCCAAGTGGGAAGCTTTTGGTTGGGAGGTGCTGGAATTTAACGGTAATAATTTAGAAGAAACTATTGCTGGATTAGAGAAAGCGAAAAGTCTTACCGGGAAAGGCAAGCCCATACTCAACCTCATGCATACTGAAATGGGTTATGGTGTTGACTTTATGATGAATTCGCACAAGTGGCATGGTGTTGCACCCAATGATGAGGAATTGAAAAAGGCATTGGCGCAGTTGGAAGAAACGGTTGGGGATTATTTGATCCCACGATAA
- a CDS encoding fumarylacetoacetate hydrolase family protein: MRIFAIGRNYVEHIQELNNERPDEPVIFTKPDTAILRNNAPFYYPDFSNDIHHEVELVLRICKEGKNIQEKFAGKYYDSIGIGIDFTARDLQQKAKEKGLPWDIAKGFNGSAPISDKFIPVSEFRNLQDINFSLQVDGVVRQQGNTSLMLFSFDYIVAYLSKFFTLRTGDLIFSGTPKGVGPVSVGNVLTAFIENEKLLEFEVK; the protein is encoded by the coding sequence ATGAGAATTTTCGCCATCGGACGCAATTATGTAGAGCATATTCAGGAACTAAACAACGAGCGCCCTGACGAACCCGTGATTTTTACCAAACCCGATACGGCCATACTGCGCAACAATGCACCTTTTTATTACCCCGATTTTTCAAACGATATCCATCACGAAGTTGAACTGGTGCTGCGCATCTGTAAAGAAGGCAAGAACATACAGGAAAAATTTGCCGGCAAGTATTACGATTCCATCGGTATTGGCATAGACTTTACCGCGCGCGACCTGCAGCAAAAAGCAAAAGAAAAAGGTTTACCGTGGGACATCGCCAAAGGCTTCAATGGCTCTGCCCCAATATCGGATAAATTTATTCCCGTAAGCGAATTCAGGAACCTTCAGGATATTAATTTCAGTTTACAGGTTGATGGCGTTGTGAGGCAACAGGGAAACACCAGCTTAATGCTTTTTAGTTTCGATTATATTGTAGCATACTTATCTAAATTTTTTACACTGCGAACCGGAGATTTAATTTTTAGCGGAACCCCTAAAGGAGTAGGCCCCGTGTCGGTTGGCAATGTGTTAACGGCCTTTATCGAAAATGAAAAATTACTTGAATTTGAAGTTAAGTAA
- a CDS encoding M23 family metallopeptidase, with protein MKLSKETPVIGNWRTVSAVFCIVGLLLRSTTGFAQFSEPDIEVVKGGQYVFPIRPGNPASLSGTMGELRSTHFHTGLDIRTNNEIGWPVIAVQNGYISRGGVSPTGFGNVLYVKHPDGNTTVYGHLDRFSDAVGDYILKERYRRKSSSIDLYFREGQFPVKKGDTIAFAGNSGSSGGPHLHFDVRDPNNLALNPLKYGFNEVRDNTPPVATKIAFKTLDINSRINDRFGRFEFYLQRSGSDYLLSQPILASGTIGFELLAHDVVDNARFKCGVNTIEVYVDSVLIFRQNIEQLNLTQGRTIYTVMDFKKLTNEGTRFYRLYQEDGNNLRFYSASPGNGKLKVNPTKQSHIKIVMKDFHGNTSTVRFRLKPSEPVKEIITLESAKSDLTWEIEDNTMVIASKSCDPENQPASLYLKGTAVGLEPAYYNSTRDVYLIDLRKALPDSIILCDKSIVPGFKAMVPSGTEYKYYSDRMDIRFPDRALYDTLYFIARHEIRNDSMEIYSLGPLAAFSRGISVTLKPAKTYPNQKATGVYRVRGKSYSYEGGEWSQGKLTFYPRETGDFTILTDTVPPSINRIYVNSQAVRFRISDNLSGIASYEANINGKWLLLNYDAKTGIIVSERLNSKELLKGDFELTVTDQAGNKKTYTQKIP; from the coding sequence TTGAAGTTAAGTAAGGAAACACCAGTCATAGGTAATTGGCGCACCGTTTCTGCTGTTTTTTGTATCGTTGGTTTGCTGCTACGGTCAACCACAGGCTTCGCGCAGTTCAGCGAACCCGATATTGAAGTAGTAAAGGGTGGTCAATACGTTTTCCCGATACGACCGGGCAATCCGGCCTCATTATCAGGAACGATGGGCGAACTGCGCAGCACACATTTTCACACCGGGCTTGACATTCGCACCAATAATGAAATAGGCTGGCCGGTTATAGCCGTACAAAACGGATACATATCGCGAGGTGGGGTAAGCCCAACAGGCTTCGGAAATGTACTGTATGTGAAGCATCCGGATGGGAACACTACCGTGTATGGCCACCTTGATCGGTTCAGCGATGCCGTAGGCGATTATATTTTAAAAGAGCGCTACAGGCGCAAATCCTCTTCCATCGATTTATATTTTCGCGAAGGGCAGTTTCCGGTAAAAAAAGGCGACACCATTGCCTTTGCAGGAAACTCCGGTTCATCTGGAGGGCCGCATTTACATTTCGATGTGCGCGATCCAAACAACCTGGCGCTCAATCCGCTCAAGTATGGCTTTAACGAAGTACGTGACAACACACCACCCGTTGCCACAAAAATTGCTTTTAAAACACTGGACATTAACTCGCGCATCAACGACCGGTTCGGCAGGTTTGAATTTTATCTGCAACGCTCAGGGTCTGATTATTTATTGTCGCAACCTATTTTAGCTTCAGGTACTATCGGTTTTGAACTGTTGGCACACGATGTAGTCGATAATGCCCGGTTTAAATGCGGGGTAAATACTATTGAAGTGTATGTTGATAGCGTACTCATCTTCAGGCAAAATATAGAGCAGCTAAACCTTACCCAGGGAAGAACCATTTACACCGTAATGGATTTTAAAAAATTAACGAACGAAGGCACACGGTTTTACCGGCTTTACCAGGAAGATGGCAACAACCTTCGCTTTTATTCAGCCTCACCGGGCAATGGAAAACTGAAGGTTAACCCGACAAAACAATCGCACATAAAAATTGTAATGAAAGATTTTCACGGCAACACCAGCACCGTGCGTTTCAGGCTTAAGCCAAGTGAACCTGTAAAGGAGATCATTACACTTGAATCGGCCAAGTCAGACCTAACCTGGGAAATTGAAGACAACACCATGGTCATCGCTTCAAAATCCTGCGATCCGGAAAACCAGCCGGCTTCGCTTTATTTAAAAGGAACAGCCGTTGGGCTTGAACCGGCCTATTACAACAGCACACGCGATGTTTATTTAATTGACTTAAGAAAAGCCCTTCCGGATTCAATTATTCTATGCGACAAGTCTATCGTACCCGGTTTTAAGGCCATGGTGCCTTCCGGAACGGAGTACAAATACTACAGCGACCGAATGGATATCCGCTTTCCTGATCGGGCACTTTACGATACACTGTATTTTATTGCCCGCCATGAAATACGGAACGACAGTATGGAAATTTATTCGCTTGGCCCATTGGCTGCTTTTAGCCGTGGTATTTCGGTTACCTTAAAACCTGCTAAAACATATCCTAACCAAAAAGCAACTGGGGTTTACCGGGTGCGGGGTAAATCCTACTCCTACGAAGGGGGCGAATGGTCGCAGGGCAAGCTTACTTTCTACCCACGCGAGACAGGGGATTTCACCATTTTAACCGACACCGTACCGCCATCAATAAACCGTATTTATGTAAATAGTCAAGCTGTAAGGTTCCGCATCAGCGATAACCTTTCCGGTATTGCATCGTACGAAGCAAACATTAATGGAAAATGGTTGTTACTGAATTATGATGCTAAAACCGGTATTATTGTTTCGGAGCGTTTGAATTCCAAGGAATTATTAAAAGGCGACTTTGAATTGACAGTTACCGATCAAGCAGGAAACAAAAAGACATACACCCAAAAAATACCTTAA
- a CDS encoding alpha/beta hydrolase yields MKKLSKWLGYGILIVFVTIFLFLAFNYKADIPVEALEEKYFTPESAYLEIDDVKLHLRKRGEGPAIFLIHGSFASLHTWQGWENELSKSFTTISMDLPGHGLTGPTKAEDYTTDYYAKLIFNLADKLMIDTFYVAGNSMGGNVAWKMALHQPDRIKKLILVDAAGFWKITSDSTIKPTKRPFIFTLLSNDAVGKVSTKITPYFLFKSNLQHVYGDKTKAKSETIERYYELMLREGNREATLKRLRNSGRDLQDSIPFIKTPTLILWGKKDAWIPVEHAHRFHQAIEHSRLIIFDHAGHVPMEETPNQSVEAALSFLKE; encoded by the coding sequence TTGAAGAAATTATCTAAATGGCTAGGCTATGGCATTCTGATCGTTTTCGTTACCATTTTCCTTTTTCTTGCTTTCAATTACAAAGCAGATATACCTGTTGAAGCACTGGAAGAAAAATACTTCACTCCGGAATCAGCATATTTGGAGATTGACGATGTAAAACTTCACCTTCGGAAACGCGGTGAAGGGCCTGCCATTTTTCTTATTCATGGAAGTTTTGCTTCGCTGCATACCTGGCAGGGTTGGGAAAATGAATTGAGCAAATCCTTTACTACCATTTCCATGGATTTGCCTGGGCACGGACTTACCGGGCCAACAAAGGCAGAGGACTATACTACCGATTACTATGCTAAACTGATCTTTAACCTGGCTGATAAATTGATGATCGATACATTTTATGTAGCAGGCAATTCCATGGGCGGAAATGTAGCCTGGAAGATGGCCCTTCATCAACCTGATCGCATAAAAAAACTTATACTGGTTGATGCTGCAGGCTTTTGGAAAATAACATCCGACTCCACTATAAAACCAACCAAGCGTCCGTTTATCTTCACACTTCTATCAAATGATGCTGTTGGAAAAGTCTCCACCAAAATAACACCCTATTTCCTTTTCAAAAGTAATCTCCAACACGTGTATGGCGATAAAACAAAAGCAAAATCAGAAACCATTGAACGGTACTATGAATTAATGTTGCGGGAAGGAAATCGTGAAGCAACGCTAAAACGCCTGCGTAACTCCGGAAGGGATCTTCAGGATAGTATTCCCTTTATAAAAACACCCACCCTGATTTTATGGGGCAAAAAGGATGCATGGATTCCGGTCGAGCATGCCCATCGGTTTCATCAGGCCATTGAGCACTCCCGACTCATCATTTTTGATCATGCAGGACATGTGCCTATGGAAGAAACACCGAACCAATCTGTTGAGGCAGCATTATCATTTCTGAAAGAATAA
- a CDS encoding DUF4956 domain-containing protein, whose product MDNLQLFSEYFLVRLLINIISMVVLIRFIYYRTYLKRNLFFTFFLLNFIVFLLTFMLEKAKAFNSLGSAFGLLAAFSLLRFRTETLSAKDMTYLFIIMALGLINSIMRGSYPEIMMVNGLILTAVFAVDGNVLMRNQKTKTVEYEGLEYIQSEHHPKLILELRKRTGLDIQKISIERIDFGRNRVEIKMYYF is encoded by the coding sequence ATGGATAACCTTCAACTATTCTCCGAATACTTCCTTGTTCGGTTACTTATCAACATCATTTCCATGGTTGTACTTATACGGTTCATTTACTACCGCACATACCTCAAGCGGAACTTATTCTTTACCTTCTTTCTTCTCAATTTTATTGTATTCCTGCTTACGTTTATGCTGGAAAAAGCAAAAGCTTTCAACTCGCTTGGTAGCGCCTTTGGTTTATTGGCAGCTTTTTCATTATTGCGCTTTCGAACGGAAACCTTATCGGCCAAAGACATGACTTATCTGTTCATAATTATGGCCCTGGGACTGATCAATTCGATTATGCGTGGATCGTACCCTGAAATTATGATGGTGAATGGGCTAATCCTTACAGCCGTTTTTGCTGTTGATGGAAACGTGTTGATGCGGAATCAAAAAACAAAAACAGTGGAGTATGAAGGGCTGGAATACATTCAATCGGAACATCACCCCAAGCTTATACTGGAATTACGTAAACGCACCGGGTTGGACATTCAAAAAATTTCCATCGAGCGCATTGATTTTGGCCGGAACCGTGTAGAAATTAAAATGTATTATTTTTAG
- a CDS encoding M48 family metallopeptidase: MIRNVIVLLIGGLIVYACATVPVTGRSQLSLISNAEIIPMANQQYREVITQGPLSRNAEQTAMIRRVGVNIQKAVEQYMAEKNLSSQLNGFAWEFNLIEDPTVNAWCMPGGKVAFYTGILPICKDEVGVAVVMGHEVAHAIANHGRERMSQQMVAQVGVQSLGALMGQNPTLGNELFMQAVGAGTSIGMLKFSRQHESEADKMGLIFMAMAGYDPNEAPKFWERMSALSGGQAPPEFLSTHPSHETRVRDLNSWIPEAMQYYKK; the protein is encoded by the coding sequence ATGATCAGAAATGTAATTGTTCTTTTGATAGGCGGCCTTATCGTTTATGCGTGCGCTACTGTTCCGGTCACAGGCCGCAGTCAATTAAGTCTTATCTCTAATGCGGAAATTATTCCGATGGCCAATCAACAGTATCGTGAAGTGATCACGCAGGGTCCATTATCCAGAAATGCTGAGCAAACAGCCATGATTAGGCGTGTGGGCGTAAATATCCAGAAAGCTGTAGAACAATACATGGCCGAAAAGAATCTTTCTTCCCAACTAAACGGATTTGCCTGGGAGTTCAATTTAATTGAAGACCCAACCGTGAACGCCTGGTGCATGCCCGGTGGCAAGGTTGCTTTTTATACAGGCATATTGCCCATTTGCAAAGATGAAGTTGGCGTGGCGGTGGTTATGGGTCATGAAGTTGCCCATGCTATTGCCAATCATGGTCGTGAACGGATGAGTCAGCAAATGGTAGCGCAGGTAGGTGTTCAATCACTTGGTGCCTTAATGGGACAGAACCCAACGCTGGGCAATGAACTTTTCATGCAGGCTGTAGGTGCAGGAACGAGTATTGGCATGCTCAAGTTTAGCCGCCAGCATGAATCTGAAGCCGATAAGATGGGATTGATCTTTATGGCGATGGCGGGTTATGATCCTAACGAGGCACCAAAATTCTGGGAACGTATGAGTGCACTCAGTGGTGGGCAGGCTCCTCCGGAGTTTTTGTCGACACACCCCTCACATGAAACGCGTGTGCGTGATTTGAACAGCTGGATACCCGAAGCCATGCAGTATTATAAGAAATGA
- a CDS encoding DUF4071 domain-containing protein, whose product MSESIQLLEKLVSSGRYLEARQLTTKLKGSQDVNQVRVDQLLALSLSKSGSPESALEHLEPVYKQHADDPETAGIMGGIYKDLFKKHQDSKYAILSRDTYLKNFQTTKNYYPGINAATMSAIAGRAAQGREIASQVIALLNPESTDFWELATLGEAHLLTKNRTQSVEFFIKARQLAGTDWGKVTSVYNQLWLLNHYAPVPKEIQKVFSPPAVVAFVGHMIDHPERTVPRFPASIESNVKEAIKGAIKTLNASIGYCSLACGGDILFAEAMEEAGGEVQLFLPFAKDDFVNISVRFAGDHWVERFERLMNKFPVTYVTEEQYGGFDDLFSFQSRIIFGTAVLRSASYHQEPTLLTVLSDTDLRRKEGGTRDTVRVWPFADKYINVNPDQFVAPETVAAPVSSDFPTIEKKIARPVLYLVLADLSQLPVLERERVNKVVQTKLADELIPYKAFEQKPDSIFISFDAETSAIDFVQLIMVQQPKVDHPIKLSLHAGPVYLEDDGQRNAKMVEGENITLIQEMNRLSPRGGIVASDHFASLLALNAKKFKLEYAGMLQGSSASKARGIYNVTIKI is encoded by the coding sequence GTGTCTGAATCCATACAACTTCTCGAGAAATTAGTTAGTTCCGGTCGCTACCTGGAAGCACGCCAGCTTACTACTAAATTGAAAGGTTCTCAAGATGTCAATCAGGTTCGGGTAGATCAATTGCTTGCGTTAAGTCTTTCCAAGTCTGGCTCACCGGAGTCAGCGCTGGAGCATCTGGAACCGGTCTATAAGCAACATGCCGATGATCCGGAGACAGCAGGGATCATGGGAGGTATCTATAAAGATTTATTCAAAAAACATCAGGATTCAAAGTATGCCATTCTCTCCCGCGACACGTACTTAAAAAACTTTCAGACTACTAAGAATTATTATCCTGGCATTAATGCCGCTACCATGTCGGCCATTGCGGGCAGGGCAGCGCAGGGGCGGGAGATTGCTTCTCAGGTGATTGCATTGCTTAATCCGGAGTCTACCGACTTTTGGGAATTGGCCACGTTGGGCGAGGCTCACCTGTTAACCAAGAACAGAACACAGTCGGTTGAGTTTTTTATTAAAGCACGGCAATTGGCCGGAACGGATTGGGGGAAAGTTACCAGCGTTTACAATCAGCTTTGGTTGCTGAACCATTATGCACCGGTACCCAAAGAAATTCAAAAGGTATTCAGTCCGCCTGCTGTGGTGGCCTTTGTAGGTCATATGATTGATCATCCGGAGCGGACCGTGCCCAGGTTCCCTGCGTCTATTGAAAGCAACGTTAAGGAGGCAATCAAAGGTGCCATCAAAACATTGAATGCCAGCATAGGTTATTGTTCGTTGGCTTGCGGTGGCGACATTCTGTTTGCAGAAGCCATGGAAGAGGCAGGTGGAGAGGTGCAATTGTTTCTTCCATTTGCCAAGGATGATTTTGTAAACATCAGTGTGCGTTTTGCCGGTGACCACTGGGTTGAACGGTTTGAACGCTTGATGAATAAATTTCCGGTTACCTATGTTACGGAAGAACAGTATGGTGGATTTGATGACCTCTTTAGTTTTCAAAGCCGGATAATTTTTGGCACTGCTGTTTTGCGCAGTGCATCGTACCACCAGGAGCCTACCTTGTTAACCGTTCTTTCGGATACAGATTTAAGGAGAAAGGAAGGCGGTACGCGTGATACCGTACGGGTGTGGCCTTTTGCGGATAAGTATATCAATGTTAACCCCGATCAGTTTGTTGCCCCGGAAACGGTGGCAGCGCCCGTTTCAAGTGATTTTCCAACAATAGAAAAGAAAATTGCCCGCCCGGTGTTGTACCTGGTGCTTGCCGATTTGTCGCAACTACCCGTACTGGAAAGAGAACGGGTGAATAAAGTTGTACAAACAAAGCTGGCAGACGAGCTAATACCCTATAAAGCCTTTGAGCAAAAGCCAGATTCAATCTTCATTTCTTTTGATGCGGAAACCAGTGCCATCGATTTTGTCCAGTTGATTATGGTACAACAGCCGAAAGTTGATCATCCCATTAAATTAAGCCTTCATGCCGGCCCGGTTTATCTGGAGGATGATGGACAGAGGAATGCTAAAATGGTGGAGGGTGAAAATATAACGTTGATACAGGAGATGAACCGCCTTTCACCCCGTGGAGGAATTGTGGCCAGCGATCACTTTGCTTCGCTGCTGGCGTTGAATGCCAAAAAGTTTAAGCTGGAATATGCGGGTATGCTTCAGGGCAGTTCGGCTTCAAAAGCAAGGGGTATTTATAATGTCACTATTAAGATTTGA
- the bcp gene encoding thioredoxin-dependent thiol peroxidase yields MALSAGSKASDFNVNDQDGKSVKLSDFKGKKVVLYFYPKDQTPGCTAEACNLRDNYKALQKQGYEVLGVSTDNEKSHQKFIAKEKLPFRLLADVDKTLHTKYGTWVEKSMYGRKYMGTARVTFIIDEKGVIDEIIEKVDTKNHTDQILKGIGTPPTKPAKKTAPKKKAVAKKSTAKKTVKRKK; encoded by the coding sequence ATGGCACTCTCTGCAGGCTCCAAAGCTTCTGATTTCAATGTCAATGATCAGGATGGAAAATCCGTAAAGCTTTCTGATTTCAAAGGCAAAAAAGTAGTACTCTATTTCTACCCGAAAGATCAAACCCCGGGATGTACCGCTGAAGCCTGCAACCTGCGCGACAACTACAAAGCCTTGCAAAAACAAGGTTACGAAGTTTTGGGCGTGAGCACCGATAATGAGAAATCGCACCAGAAATTTATCGCCAAAGAAAAACTCCCCTTTCGCCTGCTGGCCGATGTCGATAAAACCCTGCACACCAAATACGGAACATGGGTAGAAAAATCGATGTATGGAAGAAAATATATGGGTACCGCAAGGGTTACTTTCATTATCGATGAAAAAGGGGTTATTGATGAAATCATAGAAAAGGTTGACACAAAGAACCATACCGACCAAATACTAAAAGGTATAGGTACCCCTCCCACCAAGCCAGCTAAAAAAACGGCACCCAAGAAGAAAGCCGTGGCAAAAAAATCAACAGCAAAGAAGACGGTTAAAAGGAAAAAGTAG